The window TCGAGGTCTACCGCGACCGCCCGCGCGACGGGTGGCGCTGGGTGGGCGGCGAGGTGCGCATGGGCGGCGAGCCCGTCGACGTCCCCGGCCTGCTGCGCGAGGCCGGACCCCCCGCCCCGTGGACCGGGCTGTCCGGCGGCACGGTGATGGGGCACGTCCACCTGCGCGTCGCCGACCTCGACGCCGCCGAGGCCTTTTACGCCGACACGCTGGGCTTCGACGTGGTGAGCCGCTGGCCGGGGGCGCTGTTCGTCTCGGTGGGCGGCTACCACCACCACCTCGGCCTGAACACCTGGCAGAGCCTCGGCGGGGAGGCGGCCCCGGCGGGCAGCGCCCGGCTGGAGCGCGTCTGGGTCCACCTCCCGGACGCGGGGGCGCTGGGCGACGTGGCCGAGCGGCTGCGACTCGGCGGCGCCCCCTTCACACAACCTTCGCAACGGGCCGGCACCCTGGAGGTGGACGACCCCTTCGGCACCCGGCTCGCCTTGACCGTCTGACCTTCCTCTCCCCACAGGAGCCCACCATGAACAGGACTGCCCAACGCCTTTTCACCCTCGCCGC of the Deinococcus planocerae genome contains:
- a CDS encoding VOC family protein, producing the protein MPDSLHASRLHPDLTLGHVELTVGHLARSLAFYREALGLTVLAAGEGAARLGVEGKALLALRERPGAPPAPPSSPGLDHFALLVPTRAELARLVRHIGGMGLRLGQSDHLVSEAFYLADPDGHGIEVYRDRPRDGWRWVGGEVRMGGEPVDVPGLLREAGPPAPWTGLSGGTVMGHVHLRVADLDAAEAFYADTLGFDVVSRWPGALFVSVGGYHHHLGLNTWQSLGGEAAPAGSARLERVWVHLPDAGALGDVAERLRLGGAPFTQPSQRAGTLEVDDPFGTRLALTV